One Osmerus eperlanus chromosome 16, fOsmEpe2.1, whole genome shotgun sequence DNA segment encodes these proteins:
- the LOC134036899 gene encoding elongation factor 2b-like: MVNFTVDQIRDIMDKKSNIRNMSVIAHVDHGKSTLTDSLVSKAGIIAGARAGETRFTDTRKDEQERCITIKSTAISMYYELSEDDLAFIKQTKDGSGFLINLIDSPGHVDFSSEVTAALRVTDGALVVVDCVSGVCVQTETVLRQAIAERIKPVLMMNKMDRALLELQLEPEDLYQTFQRIVENVNVIICTYGEEEEGPMGCIVVDPKIGTVGFGSGLHGWAFTLKQFAEMYVAKYSAKGGDTKPTAEEKSKKVEDMMKKLWGDRFFDTDANKFSKSPTGADGKKFPRTFTQLVLDPIFKVFDAIMKFNKEETAKLIDKLDIKLDAEDKDKEGKPLLKAVMRKWLPAGEALLQMITIHLPSPVTAQKYRCDMLYEGPKDDEVAMGIKNCDPKAPLMMYISKMVPTTDKGRFYAFGRVFSGVVSTGLKVRIMGPNFTPGKKEDLYLKPIQRTILMMGRYVEPIEDVPCGNIVGLVGVDQFLVKTGTITTFEHAHNMRMMKFSVSPVVRVAVEVKNPADLPKLVEGLKRLAKSDPMVQCITEESGEHIIAGAGELHLEICLKDLEEDHAGIPLKKSDPVVSYRETVSEESNQVCLSKSPNKHNRLFMKACPFPDGLAEDIEKGDVTPRQEFKARARFLTDKYQWDVSESRKIWCFGPDGTGPNLLMDVTKGVQYLNEIKDSVVAGFQWASKEGALCEENMRAVRFDIHDVTLHTDAIHRGGGQIIPTARRVLLACQLTAQPRLMEPVYLVEIQCPENAVGGIYGVLNRRRGHVFEESNMMGTPIFTVKAYLPVNESFGFTADLRSNTGGKAFPQCVFDHWQILAGDPSEPSSKPFQVVVDTRKRKGLKEGIPALDNFIDKL, from the exons ATG GTGAACTTCACAGTAGACCAAATCCGTGACATCATGGACAAAAAGTCCAACATCAGGAACATGTCCGTGATCGCTCACGTGGACCATGGGAAGTCCACATTGACTGACTCTCTGGTGTCAAAGGCTGGCATCATCGCTGGTGCTCGTGCCGGGGAGACCCGCTTCACCGACACTCGCAAAGACGAACAGGAGCGTTGCATCACCATCAAATCCAC GGCTATCTCCATGTACTACGAGCTGAGCGAAGATGATTTGGCGTTCATCAAGCAAACCAAAGATGGCTCTGGATTCCTCATCAACCTGATTGACTCCCCTGGCCATGTGGATTTCTCCTCCGAAGTCACCGCCGCCCTCAGGGTTACCGACGGAGCCCTAGTGGTGGTCGACTGCGTCTCAG gggtgtgtgtgcagaccgAGACCGTGCTGCGCCAAGCCATCGCCGAGAGGATCAAGCCCGTCCTGATGATGAACAAGATGGACCGCGCCTTGctggagctgcagctggagcCCGAGGACCTCTACCAGACCTTCCAGCGCATCGTGGAGAACGTCAACGTCATCATCTGCACCTAcggcgaggaagaggaggggcccATGGGCTGCATCGTG GTTGACCCAAAGATCGGCACGGTTGGTTTTGGGTCTGGGCTCCATGGCTGGGCCTTCACACTCAAGCAGTTTGCTGAGATGTATGTGGCCAAGTACTCTGCCAAGGGTGGGGACACCAAGCCAACTGCAGAGGAGAAGAGTAAAAAGGTTGAGGACATGATGAAGAAACTTTGGGGAGACCG GTTTTTCGACACGGATGCTAACAAGTTTAGCAAATCACCAACTGGCGCTGATGGCAAGAAGTTTCCTCGCACCTTCACCCAACTTGTCCTCGACCCAATCTTCAAA GTGTTTGATGCCATCATGAAATTCAACAAGGAGGAGACCGCCAAGTTGATTGACAAGCTGGATATCAAGCTTGACGCTGAAGACAAGGACAAGGAGGGCAAGCCCCTGCTGAAGGCCGTGATGAGGAAGTGGCTGCCAGCTGGGGAGGCCCTGCTGCAGATGATCACCATCCACCTGCCTTCCCCTGTCACTGCCCAGAAGTACCGCTGTGACATGCTCTATGAGGGACCTAAGGATGACGAGGTTGCCATGG GTATTAAGAACTGCGATCCCAAGGCTCCTCTGATGATGTACATTTCCAAGATGGTGCCCACCACTGACAAGGGCCGTTTCTACGCTTTCGGACGCGTTTTCTCTGGCGTTGTGTCCACGGGCTTGAAGGTGCGCATCATGGGTCCAAACTTCACTCCTGGCAAGAAGGAAGACCTCTACCTCAAACCCATTCAAAG AACCATCCTGATGATGGGGCGTTACGTAGAGCCCATCGAGGATGTGCCATGCGGGAACATTGTTGGACTGGTCGGAGTGGACCAGTTCCTCGTCAAAACCGGGACCATTACTACTTTTGAACAT GCCCACAACATGAGGATGATGAAGTTCAGCGTGAGCCCTGTGGTGAGGGTGGCGGTGGAGGTCAAGAACCCTGCCGACCTGCCCAAGCTGGTGGAGGGCCTGAAGCGTCTGGCCAAGTCTGACCCCATGGTGCAGTGCATCACTGAGGAGTCTGGGGAGCATATCATTGCCGGGGCTGGAGAGCTCCACTTAGAGATCTGCCTcaaggacctggaggaggaccaCGCTGGCATCCCACTGAAG AAATCTGACCCAGTGGTGTCCTACAGAGAGACTGTTAGCGAAGAGTCTAACCAGGTTTGCCTGTCCAAGTCTCCCAACAAGCACAATCGTCTGTTCATGAAGGCCTGCCCCTTCCCTGATGGCCTTGCGGAGGACATTGAAAAGGGCGACGTCACTCCTCGCCAGGAGTTTAAGGCCCGTGCCCGTTTCCTCACTGACAAGTATCAGTGGGACGTGTCCGAGTCCAGGAAGATCTGGTGCTTCGGCCCAGATGGTACCGGGCCCAACCTGCTGATGGACGTGACCAAGGGAGTGCAGTACCTCAATGAGATCAAGGACAGTGTTGTGGCTGGATTCCAGTGGGCCAGCAAGGAG GGTGCGCTGTGTGAGGAGAACATGCGCGCTGTCCGCTTTGACATCCATGATGTGACGCTGCACACAGATGCCATCCACCGCGGTGGTGGCCAGATCATTCCCACCGCCCGCAGAGTCCTGTTGGCCTGCCAGCTCACCGCCCAGCCCCGACTCATGGAGCCAGTCTACCTGGTGgagatccag TGTCCAGAAAATGCTGTGGGAGGAATCTACGGCGTGCTGAACAGGAGAAGAGGTCACGTGTTTGAGGAGTCCAATATGATGGGCACACCCATCTTCACAGTCAAGGCCTACTTGCCAGTCAATGAGTCTTTCG gTTTCACAGCCGATTTGCGCAGCAACACCGGTGGCAAGGCCttcccccagtgtgtgtttgaccacTGGCAGATCCTGGCGGGAGACCCCAGCGAGCCCAGCTCAAAGCCCTTCCAGGTTGTCGTAGACACCAGAAAACGCAAAGGACTGAAGGAGGGTATCCCCGCTCTGGACAACTTCATCGACAAGTTATAA
- the LOC134036900 gene encoding BTB/POZ domain-containing protein 2-like gives MAAGDNSGRPPCLNFSGLGPLGNSQPSNSAFSMPTSNSGPAGPVGGAQGTARRSNPQSGPGGAESNGVAAGNQPNTQNSVQQALAHGVAAPGIGAGGAATSATNMIATAASNASPAAIPTTHSSLSAAPAAAAAVLVYREPVYNWQATKSTVKERFAFLFNNEVLSDVHFLVGKGMGVQRIPAHRFVLAVGSAVFDAMFNGGMATTSTEIELPDVEPAAFLALLKFLYSDEVQIGPETVMTTLYTAKKYAVPALEAHCVEFLKKNLRADNAFMLLTQARLFDEPQLASLCLENIDKNTGDALAAEGFTDIDLDTLVAVLERDTLGVREVRLFGAAVRWAEAEAHRQQLQPTPENKRRVLGKALALIRFPLMTIEEFAAGPAQSSILTDREVVSLFLHFTVNPKPRVEFIDRPRCCLRGKECSITRFGQVESRWGYSGTSDRIRFSVNRRIFVVGFGLYGSIHGPTDYQVNIQIIHTDSNTVLGQNDTGFSCDGSANTFRVMFKEPVEILPNVNYTACATLKGPDSHYGTKGMRKVTHESSATGTKTCFTFCYAAGNNNGTSVEDGQIPEVIFYS, from the exons ATGGCTGCTGGGGACAACAGTGGCAGGCCTCCTTGCCTAAATTTCTCCGGATTAGGACCTTTGGGGAATAGTCAGCCCAGCAACAGCGCGTTTTCCATGCCTACCTCCAATAGTGGTCCCGCCGGTCCGGTTGGAGGGGCTCAGGGCACCGCAAGACGTTCCAACCCGCAGTCGGGGCCTGGTGGGGCTGAAAGCAACGGAGTTGCAGCAGGAAATCAGCCGAATACGCAGAACTCTGTTCAGCAAGCATTAGCTCATGGCGTCGCGGCACCCGGGATAGGCGCTGGGGGGGCAGCCACCTCCGCGACGAACATGATCGCTACTGCTGCATCGAATGCTTCTCCCGCGGCCATACCGACTACACACTCGTCACTTTCAgcagccccagcagcagcagcggcgGTTTTAGTCTATCGCGAGCCAGTCTACAATTGGCAAGCTACAAAAAGCACAGTGAAGGAGAGATTTGCTTTCCTCTTCAATAACGAGGTGCTTAGTGACGTTCATTTTCTGGTGGGGAAGGGGATGGGGGTGCAGCGAATACCCGCACACAG GTTCGTTCTCGCTGTGGGCAGTGCAGTCTTCGATGCAATGTTTAATGGAGGTATGGCAACCACCTCAACGGAAATAGAGCTTCCTGACGTCGAACCTGCAGCTTTCCTGGCGTTGCTTAA GTTCCTGTATTCCGATGAGGTCCAGATAGGGCCTGAGACAGTGATGACCACTCTGTACACAGCTAAGAAGTATGCAGTGCCAGCCTTGGAGGCTCACTGTGTGGAGTTCCTTAAAAAGAACCTGCGAGCAGACAATGCTTTCATGCTGCTTACACAG gctcGACTTTTCGATGAACCTCAGCTTGCTAGCTTGTGCCTGGAGAACATAGACAAGAACACAGGAGATGCCCTTGCGGCCGAGGGCTTCACTGACATCGACCTGG aTACGCTGGTGGCAGTGCTGGAGAGAGACACTctgggagtgagggaggtgcGTCTGTTTGGGGCCGCAGTACGctgggcagaggcagaggcccaCAGGCAGCAGCTGCAGCCGACTCCAGAGAACAAGCGCAGAGTCCTGGGCAAGGCCCTGGCTCTCATTCGCTTCCCTCTCATGACTATTGAGGAGTTTGctgcag GCCCAGCGCAGTCGAGCATCTTGACAGACCGAGAGGTGGTGAGTCTGTTCCTCCACTTCACGGTGAACCCCAAGCCCCGCGTGGAGTTCATCGACCGGCCGCGCTGCTGCCTCCGCGGGAAAGAGTGCAGCATCACTCGCTTTGGCCAGGTGGAGAGCCGCTGGGGGTACAGCGGGACCAGCGACCGCATCag gTTCTCAGTGAACAGAAGGATATTTGTGGTTGGGTTTGGGTTGTATGGATCCATACATGGACCCACAGACTACCAAGTCAACATCCAG atcatccacacagacagcaaCACGGTCCTGGGGCAGAACGACACAGGCTTCAGCTGTGACGGCTCCGCCAACACCTTCAGAGTCATGTTCAAGGAGCCGGTGGAAATCCTACCTAACGTCAACTACACTGCCTGCGCTACGCTCAAG GGTCCAGACTCTCACTACGGGACGAAGGGCATGAGGAAGGTGACCCACGAGTCGTCCGCCACCGGCACCAAGACCTGCTTCACGTTCTGCTACGCGGCGGGGAACAACAACGGCACCTCGGTGGAGGACGGACAGATCCCAGAGGTCATCTTCTACTCATAA